In one window of Onychomys torridus chromosome 7, mOncTor1.1, whole genome shotgun sequence DNA:
- the Vsig10l2 gene encoding LOW QUALITY PROTEIN: V-set and immunoglobulin domain-containing protein 10-like 2 (The sequence of the model RefSeq protein was modified relative to this genomic sequence to represent the inferred CDS: deleted 1 base in 1 codon; substituted 1 base at 1 genomic stop codon) — translation MVGLRAHHRRPFRCQLLMLFCLLHPGASDQAHSTSNTPGEKALSIQGVRGSSVELDCRPGPAPMAVLWSFSPLGSLVLQPVAVTNGASSRVESGAKALGVVSLKNSSLVIEELREGARGHFLCQTLLVSGGQIHTTYLYLTLAVLVPVSKPRVHLSDPSPIEGVSVVASCAVREGTEPLTFSWHHHTPQGPEKVLVGLSEPRLQLDPVNRTHLGWYRCSVGNAVNQLSSDGAFLDVIYGPDKPVITVEPLGFAEDGFWASEREEVTLSCLAASNPPSHYVWFRDDSQVHTGPTYIIASASRTHTGLYTCLAHNSHLDTHTQTTVQLTIYYPPKGQPSCAVPPTLGGVTLLCTWPGGFPKAQLHWEGPQGNGPTAPSNVTWSYTATGLPNGSIFTCIGQHPTLATPILCTVTLWEPPGSPTCWTTATVGDQFIMLSCEWPGGGPPAMLSWLDRQQSLGDPSSSPAVHLLQAQSDLAGREFTCQGSHPLKAPGSHCPLRLEAPQLAVAEARVSVLEGEEAWLGCALQQGTPPAQLLWLGPQLQPLEQSTYGFMLHPEGTHLRLQVRDADPAQHRGTYQCVARNALGNSSRSVLLEVLRYPAPPNVTISRLTYRRQRREVQLQWAIYGPGNLTGFLVQQRASVPSSEAGAWEVAASDIEPESRDRRLGGLDPGVLYAFRILAMNHHTAGHPSEVKTPVDPAFSVYPAVLSAAGTGMAVALMASLLVFQYAARHPHTLPCLSRLLVPTXPRQQQRVSREGTEAPAGTETATATSSSDPVQESTDAPVNVTITVTATPGVQ, via the exons ATGGTGGGTCTGCGTGCCCATCACAGA CGACCATTCCGCTGCCAGCTGCTGATGCTGTTCTGCCTACTACATCCAGGAGCCTCAG ACCAAGCCCACTCAACCTCCAACACCCCTGGGGAGAAGGCCTTGTCTATCCAAGGAGTGCGGGGCAGCTCTGTGGAGCTAGACTGCCGACCTGGACCTGCTCCAATGGCAGTCCTCTGGAGCTTCTCTCCACTGGGTTCCCTGGTTCTTCAGCCTGTGGCAGTCACCAACGGAGCCTCTTCGAGGGTGGAGTCTGGGGCGAAAGCTCTGGGCGTCGTGAGTCTGAAGAACAGCAGCCTGGTGATAGAGGAGCTCCGAGAGGGTGCCCGGGGCCACttcctttgccagaccctgcttGTGTCCGGTGGCCAGATCCACACCACCTACTTGTATCTTACACTGGCCGTGTTGG TGCCTGTGTCCAAGCCTCGGGTGCACCTGAGTGACCCATCCCCAATAGAAGGAGTCTCTGTGGTGGCCTCATGTGCTGTGAGGGAGGGCACAGAGCCATTGACCTTCTCCTGGCACCATCACACACCCCAAGGCCCTGAGAAGGTCCTGGTGGGTCTTTCCGAGCCAAGGCTCCAGCTAGATCCAGTCAACCGGACCCACCTGGGCTGGTACAGGTGTAGTGTCGGCAATGCAGTCAACCAGCTGAGCAGTGATGGAGCCTTCCTAGATGTCATCT ATGGTCCAGACAAGCCTGTGATCACTGTGGAGCCACTGGGATTCGCTGAGGATGGgttctgggccagtgagagggAGGAAGTGACCCTGAGCTGCCTGGCTGCATCCAATCCTCCTAGTCACTATGTGTGGTTCCGTGATGACTCTCAGGTCCACACTGGGCCCACCTACATCATTGCCAGTGCTAGCCGCACCCACACAGGACTGTACACCTGCCTGGCCCACAACAGCCACCTAGATACCCACACCCAGACCACTGTCCAGCTCACCATCTACT ATCCCCCCAAGGGGCAGCCCTCCTGTGCTGTGCCCCCCACCCTTGGGGGTGTGACTCTGCTATGCACCTGGCCTGGGGGGTTCCCAAAGGCCCAACTTCATTGGGAAGGGCCCCAAGGGAATGGCCCGACAGCCCCCAGCAATGTTACCTGGAGTTATACAGCCACTGGACTTCCGAACGGCAGCATCTTCACCTGCATAGGACAGCACCCAACCTTGGCTACGCCCATCCTCTGCACAGTCACTCTCT GGGAACCTCCAGGGAGCCCCACCTGTTGGACCACAGCCACAGTAGGTGACCAGTTCATCATGCTGAGCTGTGAGTGGCCTGGAGGTGGCCCTCCTGCAATGCTGAGCTGGCTGGACCGACAGCAGTCTCTAGGTGATCCAAGCTCCTCTCCAGCAGTCCACCTCCTACAGGCTCAGAGTgacctggcaggcagagagttcACCTGCCAGGGCTCTCACCCACTCAAGGCCCCCGGCTCCCACTGCCCGCTGAGGCTAG aaGCCCCGCAGCTGGCAGTGGCTGAAGCCCGTGTGTCAGTGCTAGAGGGAGAAGAGGCCTGGCTGGGCTGTGCTCTCCAGCAGGGCACACCACCTGCTCAGCTTCTCTGGCTAGGACCCCAGCTACAGCCTTTGGAACAAAGTACTTAtggattcatgctacaccctgAGGGTACCCACCTGCGCCTTCAAGTCCGAGATGCTGACCCAGCACAGCACAGGGGCACTTACCAATGTGTGGCCCGCAACGCCTTGGGCAATAGCAGCCGGAGTGTGCTGCTGGAGGTCCTGA GGTATCCAGCCCCTCCTAATGTCACCATCAGCCGCCTGACCTACAGGCGACAGCGGAGAGAGGTGCAGCTGCAGTGGGCCATCTACGGCCCTGGAAACCTGACGGGCTTTCTGGTGCAGCAGAGGGCCAGCGTCCCCAGCTCAGAAGCTGGTGCTTGGGAGGTAGCAGCTAGTGACATCGAGCCAGAGAGCAGGGACCGGCGTCTGGGAGGGTTGGACCCAGGAGTCCTTTACGCCTTCCGCATCCTGGCTATGAATCACCACACTGCAGGACATCCTTCAGAGGTGAAGACACCAG TGGACCCTGCCTTCAGTGTCTACCCAGCTGTACTGAGTGCTGCAGGCACAGGAATGGCGGTGGCATTGATGGCCTCTCTGTTGGTGTTCCAGTATGCTGCCCGGCACCCACACACTTTGCCCT GCCTCAGTCGGTTGCTTGTTCCCACGTGA CCCAGGCAACAACAGAGGGTCTCCAGGGAAGGCACCGAGGCACCGGCAG GTACCGAAACAGCAACTGCCACCTCGAGTTCAGACCCTGTACAAGAATCCACTGATGCTCCAGTGAATGTCACCATCACAGTGACTGCAACCCCAGGAGTTCAGTGA